One window from the genome of Mumia sp. ZJ1417 encodes:
- a CDS encoding DUF488 domain-containing protein produces the protein MGPLRIQGRRAYDPPSDDDGMRVLVDRLWPRGLRKDELDLTAWDKDVAPTTELRRALHHEGLAYEEFARRYRAELDSPAGRAALQALRERADGHVLTLLTATKPLERSAVPILIDLLPEGAQGHP, from the coding sequence ATGGGACCGCTGCGGATCCAAGGCAGACGCGCGTACGACCCACCCTCGGACGACGACGGCATGCGGGTTCTCGTGGACCGCCTGTGGCCGCGCGGCCTCCGCAAGGACGAGCTCGACCTGACCGCGTGGGACAAGGACGTTGCACCAACCACCGAGCTGCGGCGCGCGCTGCACCACGAGGGCCTCGCGTACGAGGAGTTCGCCCGCCGATACCGCGCCGAGCTCGATTCGCCAGCAGGACGGGCGGCGCTGCAGGCCCTGCGAGAACGCGCAGACGGCCACGTCCTCACGCTGCTCACGGCCACGAAGCCCCTCGAGCGCAGCGCCGTCCCCATCCTCATCGACCTGCTCCCTGAGGGTGCTCAGGGTCATCCCTGA